A single window of Paenibacillus sp. FSL H8-0537 DNA harbors:
- a CDS encoding ABC transporter substrate-binding protein — protein MKKNMWVGLMLVLVLVISACGGNKGSGNTGEQASTAPSSSAEATDSGAKENYKISISQYVEHPSLDATREGFIAALKDAGLVEGQNLTIDFNTAQADQANNQTLAQKIAADKSDLALGIATPSAQALVKEVTDRPVLFAAVTDPIDSKLVTNLDAPGGLVSGASDTNPSAITELMDFVAANFPKVKNVGLVINEGEPNAVVMAKIAEEALAKHDIKLVRAAVSNTSEVQQAAASLVGKVDALYITLDNSVVSSLDTLIKTANDNDLPFFASDRDTVERGAFATIGFKYYDHGYQVGQMAVDILKNGKKPGEMKVTVPDKLDLILNMKAAKEQGITVTDEMKNQVKDAASNIIE, from the coding sequence ATGAAGAAAAATATGTGGGTAGGATTAATGCTAGTACTCGTTTTGGTCATTTCGGCATGTGGGGGCAATAAAGGATCGGGTAATACAGGGGAGCAGGCTTCAACTGCACCAAGCAGTTCTGCTGAAGCAACAGACAGTGGAGCGAAAGAAAATTATAAAATTTCGATTTCACAATATGTCGAACATCCGTCGCTAGACGCTACGAGAGAAGGATTTATAGCGGCCTTGAAGGATGCGGGCTTGGTTGAAGGTCAGAATTTGACCATTGATTTTAATACGGCGCAAGCAGATCAAGCGAACAACCAAACGCTGGCTCAAAAGATCGCCGCCGATAAAAGTGATTTGGCGTTAGGTATTGCTACACCGTCAGCACAAGCACTAGTGAAAGAAGTGACTGATCGTCCTGTGCTTTTTGCAGCTGTTACCGATCCGATTGATTCGAAGCTTGTTACAAATCTTGATGCCCCAGGCGGTCTTGTGTCTGGAGCATCCGATACAAATCCTTCAGCAATTACAGAGCTAATGGATTTTGTAGCTGCTAATTTCCCGAAAGTGAAAAATGTTGGCCTTGTTATTAATGAAGGTGAGCCTAATGCAGTTGTCATGGCAAAAATTGCAGAAGAAGCGCTTGCTAAGCATGACATTAAGCTTGTTCGTGCAGCTGTGAGCAACACATCAGAGGTACAGCAGGCGGCTGCTTCCCTTGTGGGTAAAGTAGACGCACTGTATATTACTTTGGATAATTCAGTAGTGAGCAGTCTGGATACACTAATTAAAACAGCTAATGATAATGATCTTCCGTTTTTTGCGAGTGATCGTGATACGGTTGAGCGCGGCGCTTTTGCAACAATTGGCTTCAAATATTATGACCATGGTTACCAAGTAGGCCAAATGGCTGTGGATATCTTGAAAAATGGCAAAAAGCCGGGCGAAATGAAAGTAACCGTGCCGGACAAGCTGGATCTTATTTTGAACATGAAGGCAGCTAAGGAACAAGGCATTACCGTAACCGATGAGATGAAAAATCAAGTGAAGGATGCTGCTTCCAACATTATTGAATAG
- the rplC gene encoding 50S ribosomal protein L3, with translation MKGILGKKLGMTQVFTAEGNVIPVTVIEAGPCVVLQKKDQETDGYEAVQLGYADKKESRTIKPEIGHAKKAGATPKRYVREIRGIQLGDYEVGQVVKADLFAEGEFVDVTGISKGKGFAGVIKRWGQSTGPMSHGSRYHRGPGSMGSIQANRVPKGKRLPGHMGTEAITIQKLEVIRVDAERNVLLVKGSIPGPKNGFVKVKLTVKK, from the coding sequence ATGAAAGGTATCTTAGGTAAAAAACTTGGAATGACTCAAGTGTTTACTGCTGAAGGTAACGTAATTCCGGTTACGGTTATCGAAGCTGGACCATGTGTCGTTTTGCAGAAGAAAGACCAGGAAACTGATGGTTACGAAGCTGTTCAACTCGGCTATGCCGACAAGAAAGAAAGCAGAACTATTAAGCCGGAAATTGGCCACGCTAAAAAAGCGGGAGCTACTCCTAAGCGCTACGTTCGTGAAATTCGCGGCATTCAATTGGGTGACTACGAAGTAGGTCAAGTGGTTAAAGCTGACCTGTTCGCAGAAGGCGAATTCGTTGACGTAACAGGTATTTCTAAAGGTAAAGGCTTTGCCGGCGTTATTAAACGTTGGGGACAAAGCACGGGTCCTATGTCTCACGGTTCCCGTTACCACCGTGGTCCAGGTTCCATGGGTTCGATTCAAGCGAACCGCGTACCGAAAGGCAAACGCCTTCCAGGTCACATGGGTACTGAAGCTATCACGATCCAAAAGCTTGAAGTTATCCGCGTAGACGCTGAGCGTAACGTGTTGCTAGTTAAAGGTTCTATTCCAGGTCCTAAAAACGGTTTTGTGAAAGTTAAACTTACCGTTAAGAAATAA
- the rpsJ gene encoding 30S ribosomal protein S10 — MAKQKIRIRLKAYDHRILDQSAEKIVETAKRSGASVSGPIPLPTEKQIITILRAVHKYKDSREQFEMRTHKRLIDIVNPTPQTVDALMRLDLPSGVDIEIKL; from the coding sequence ATGGCAAAGCAAAAGATTCGTATTCGCTTGAAAGCGTACGATCACAGGATTCTTGATCAATCCGCAGAGAAAATTGTGGAAACTGCAAAACGTTCCGGAGCGAGTGTTTCCGGGCCGATTCCGCTTCCAACGGAAAAGCAAATCATCACCATTCTCCGTGCGGTGCACAAGTACAAGGATTCCAGGGAGCAATTCGAAATGCGTACACATAAACGCTTGATCGACATTGTTAACCCTACGCCGCAAACGGTTGATGCGTTGATGCGCCTGGATTTACCATCCGGTGTAGATATCGAAATCAAACTGTAA
- the rplW gene encoding 50S ribosomal protein L23, with product MKNPRDIIKRPVITERTSEYMVSKRYVFEVDLRSNKTEIKNAIEQIFKVKVTSVNTMRVAGKPKRYGKYSGYRSEWKKAIVQLSDDSKELEFFETSV from the coding sequence ATGAAAAACCCTCGCGATATTATTAAACGTCCTGTTATTACAGAACGTACTAGCGAATACATGGTTTCCAAACGTTACGTGTTCGAAGTTGATCTTCGCTCTAACAAAACGGAAATCAAAAACGCTATTGAGCAAATTTTCAAAGTTAAGGTTACTAGCGTTAACACAATGCGTGTGGCTGGTAAGCCTAAACGCTATGGTAAATATAGCGGTTATAGATCCGAATGGAAAAAAGCAATCGTTCAACTGAGCGATGATAGCAAAGAACTTGAGTTCTTTGAAACGTCTGTTTAG
- the rplB gene encoding 50S ribosomal protein L2, with protein MPIKKYKPTSPARRGMSVSTFEEITTDTPEKSLLAPLFKKAGRNNQGKITVRHQGGGHKRKYRIIDFKRLKDGIAGKVATIEYDPNRTSNIALIHYADGEKAYIIAPKGLKVGDQVMSGPTADIKVGNTLPLGNIPVGSVIHNIELQPGKGGQLVRAAGTEAQLLGKEEVYVSIRLSSGEVRRILRTCRATIGSVGNEDHELVKIGKAGRSRWMNRRPEVRGVVMNPNDHPHGGGEGRAPIGRKSPMSPWGKPTLGFKTRKKKKASSQYIIRRRTK; from the coding sequence GTGCCAATTAAAAAGTATAAACCGACCTCTCCTGCACGTCGTGGTATGTCGGTCTCGACTTTCGAAGAGATCACAACAGACACACCGGAGAAATCGTTGCTAGCACCACTTTTCAAAAAAGCTGGTCGTAACAACCAAGGTAAAATTACGGTTCGTCATCAAGGCGGCGGACACAAACGTAAATATCGGATTATCGACTTCAAGCGTCTTAAGGATGGAATTGCTGGTAAAGTGGCAACGATCGAATACGATCCGAACCGTACTTCCAACATTGCTCTGATCCACTACGCTGATGGTGAGAAAGCCTACATTATCGCTCCAAAAGGTCTTAAAGTTGGAGATCAAGTAATGTCCGGTCCTACTGCTGATATTAAAGTAGGTAACACTCTTCCACTTGGTAACATTCCTGTTGGTTCGGTTATCCACAACATTGAATTGCAACCAGGTAAAGGCGGACAATTGGTTCGTGCTGCTGGTACTGAAGCTCAGCTTCTTGGTAAAGAAGAAGTTTACGTTTCGATCCGTCTTTCTTCCGGTGAAGTTCGTCGTATTCTGAGAACTTGCCGTGCAACAATCGGTTCTGTTGGTAACGAAGATCACGAACTCGTGAAAATCGGTAAAGCCGGCCGTTCCCGTTGGATGAACAGACGTCCAGAAGTCCGCGGCGTAGTAATGAACCCTAACGATCACCCACACGGTGGTGGTGAAGGTCGCGCTCCTATCGGTCGTAAATCGCCAATGTCTCCTTGGGGCAAACCAACACTTGGTTTCAAAACTCGCAAGAAGAAAAAAGCTTCAAGCCAATATATTATTCGTCGTCGTACGAAGTAA
- the fusA gene encoding elongation factor G: MAREFSLKNTRNIGIMAHIDAGKTTTTERILFYTGRTHKIGEVHEGAATMDWMEQEQERGITITSAATTAQWDGHRINIIDTPGHVDFTVEVERSLRVLDGAVGVFSAKEGVEPQSETVWRQADRYGVPRIAYINKMDIIGADFLNVIKDMRLRLQANAVAIQIPIGAESDFVGVIDIVERVAYKYKDDLGKDPEKIEIPAEYADQVEELRTELIEKVAELDEDLTMKYLEGEEITIPEIKAALRKGVCEVKIFPVIVGSSYRNKGVQMMLDAVVDYLPSPLDVPAIKGTLDDGTEEIRQSSDSEPFSALAFKIMTDPYVGKLTFFRVYSGVLKSGSYVLNGTKNKRERIGRILQMHANSRQEISEVYSGDIAAAVGLKDTITGDTLCDEKKPIILESMNFPDPVISVAIEPKTKADQDKLGIAISKLAEEDPTFRAHTDEETNQTIISGMGELHLEILVDRMLREFKVETNVGKPQVAYRETFRQAAKVEGKFVRQSGGKGQYGHCWIEFVPQEPGDGFVFENKVVGGSIPREFIAPIQAGIEESMKNGVIAGFPLVDVKAIVFDGSYHDVDSSEMAFKIAGSMALKAAKEKCKPVLLEPIMKVEVTVPEEYMGDVMGMLNSRRGRIEGMDTRAGAQIIRAKVPLSEMFGYSTTLRSGTQGRGVFSMELSHYEEVPKSISEEIIAKHKGE, from the coding sequence ATGGCTAGAGAGTTCTCCTTGAAAAATACACGGAATATCGGGATTATGGCGCATATCGATGCGGGTAAAACTACTACAACTGAGCGTATCTTGTTCTACACAGGCCGGACTCACAAAATCGGAGAGGTGCATGAAGGCGCCGCTACGATGGACTGGATGGAACAAGAGCAAGAGCGCGGTATTACGATTACGTCTGCCGCGACGACTGCTCAATGGGATGGTCACCGCATCAATATCATCGATACCCCGGGACACGTTGACTTCACAGTAGAAGTTGAACGTTCCCTCCGCGTATTGGACGGGGCAGTTGGCGTTTTCAGTGCAAAAGAAGGCGTTGAGCCTCAGTCCGAAACCGTATGGCGTCAAGCTGACCGTTACGGTGTTCCACGGATTGCTTATATCAACAAAATGGACATTATCGGCGCGGATTTCTTGAATGTTATCAAGGATATGCGTTTACGTCTACAAGCAAATGCTGTTGCGATTCAAATTCCGATTGGTGCTGAGAGTGATTTTGTCGGCGTTATCGATATCGTTGAACGCGTAGCATACAAATACAAAGATGATCTCGGAAAAGACCCTGAGAAAATCGAAATTCCTGCTGAGTATGCCGACCAAGTCGAAGAACTCCGTACGGAATTGATCGAGAAAGTTGCCGAGCTGGACGAAGATTTGACGATGAAATATCTGGAAGGCGAAGAAATTACAATTCCAGAAATTAAAGCAGCGCTTCGTAAAGGCGTTTGTGAAGTTAAAATCTTCCCAGTTATCGTAGGCTCCTCGTACCGCAATAAAGGCGTTCAAATGATGTTGGATGCTGTTGTTGACTACCTTCCATCGCCACTTGATGTACCAGCTATCAAAGGTACTCTTGATGACGGTACTGAGGAAATTCGTCAATCTTCAGATTCAGAACCGTTCTCGGCTCTGGCATTCAAAATCATGACGGACCCTTATGTTGGTAAATTGACGTTCTTCCGTGTGTACTCCGGCGTCCTAAAATCCGGTTCGTATGTTCTGAATGGTACAAAGAACAAACGTGAGCGTATTGGTCGGATTCTGCAAATGCATGCGAACAGCCGTCAAGAAATTTCCGAGGTTTACTCTGGAGATATCGCTGCTGCAGTTGGTTTGAAAGATACCATTACAGGCGATACGCTTTGCGATGAGAAAAAACCGATTATTCTTGAATCTATGAATTTCCCTGATCCAGTTATCTCGGTAGCTATCGAACCAAAAACGAAAGCTGACCAAGACAAACTAGGTATCGCGATTTCCAAGCTTGCGGAAGAAGATCCTACTTTCCGTGCGCATACGGATGAAGAAACAAACCAAACAATTATCTCTGGTATGGGTGAGCTTCACCTTGAGATTCTAGTTGACCGTATGCTTCGTGAATTTAAGGTTGAGACAAACGTTGGTAAGCCTCAAGTTGCTTATCGTGAGACGTTCCGTCAAGCTGCAAAAGTCGAAGGTAAATTCGTTCGTCAATCCGGTGGTAAAGGTCAATATGGCCATTGCTGGATTGAATTCGTTCCACAAGAGCCGGGTGACGGTTTCGTGTTCGAGAACAAGGTTGTGGGTGGATCGATTCCTCGTGAATTTATCGCTCCAATCCAAGCTGGTATCGAAGAGTCGATGAAGAACGGCGTTATCGCTGGCTTCCCGCTCGTTGATGTTAAAGCGATTGTTTTCGACGGATCTTATCATGATGTTGACTCCTCGGAGATGGCGTTTAAAATTGCAGGTTCGATGGCGCTTAAAGCTGCCAAAGAGAAATGTAAGCCAGTTCTGCTTGAGCCAATCATGAAAGTTGAAGTTACTGTTCCTGAAGAGTACATGGGCGATGTTATGGGTATGTTGAACTCCCGTCGTGGTCGTATTGAAGGTATGGATACTCGCGCAGGTGCGCAAATTATCCGTGCTAAGGTGCCTCTCTCCGAGATGTTCGGTTATTCCACAACACTTCGTTCAGGTACACAAGGACGCGGCGTGTTCTCGATGGAGCTTTCTCACTATGAAGAAGTTCCTAAATCGATTTCTGAAGAGATTATTGCTAAACACAAAGGCGAATAA
- a CDS encoding ATP-binding cassette domain-containing protein — MLNISKVSKLFNPGTVDEKTALININLHLKPGDFVTVIGSNGAGKSTLMNIISGVMRPDAGDVEIAGDKMTLLPEYKRSKWIGRVFQDPMAGTAPRMTIEENLAMAYKRGKPRGLMLGVTPAKRAFFKEQLSRLGIGLENRLGAKVGLLSGGERQALSLLMATFTKPQILLLDEHTAALDPARAELITALTDSLVHEMKLTTLMVTHNMEQAIRLGNRLIMMDKGRIILDVNEQRKKDLTVAQLLNEFEQISGKKLADDRIVLG, encoded by the coding sequence ATGCTGAACATTTCAAAGGTGTCCAAGCTTTTTAATCCAGGAACGGTTGATGAAAAGACAGCTTTAATTAACATTAATCTTCATCTGAAGCCGGGCGATTTTGTTACGGTCATTGGAAGTAATGGAGCAGGCAAGTCTACTTTGATGAATATTATATCGGGTGTCATGCGCCCAGATGCCGGCGATGTTGAAATTGCTGGGGATAAAATGACACTGCTTCCCGAGTATAAACGCAGCAAATGGATCGGCAGAGTATTTCAAGATCCAATGGCGGGCACAGCGCCGCGCATGACGATTGAGGAAAATCTGGCTATGGCTTATAAAAGAGGCAAGCCTCGTGGACTAATGCTAGGTGTGACGCCGGCCAAGCGCGCTTTTTTCAAGGAGCAGCTTTCAAGGCTCGGCATTGGGCTTGAGAACCGCTTGGGCGCAAAGGTTGGCCTTCTATCAGGTGGAGAGCGGCAAGCGCTTAGCCTCTTGATGGCGACCTTTACAAAGCCTCAAATATTGCTGCTTGATGAGCACACGGCCGCGCTTGATCCTGCTCGCGCAGAGCTGATTACAGCGCTCACGGATTCGCTTGTACACGAAATGAAGCTGACGACGCTGATGGTGACGCATAATATGGAGCAGGCAATCCGTCTTGGCAACCGGCTTATTATGATGGACAAGGGTCGAATCATTCTTGATGTAAACGAGCAGCGCAAGAAGGATCTGACTGTAGCGCAACTGCTCAACGAATTCGAGCAAATTAGCGGCAAGAAACTGGCCGACGATCGGATTGTGCTAGGTTAA
- the rpsL gene encoding 30S ribosomal protein S12: MPTINQLVRKGRQAKVVKSKSPALQKGFNALKREATNINAPQKRGVCTRVGTMTPKKPNSALRKYARVRLTNRVEVTAYIPGIGHNLQEHSVVLIRGGRVKDLPGVRYHIVRGALDTAGVNNRNQSRSKYGAKRPKVKK; encoded by the coding sequence ATGCCAACAATTAACCAGCTAGTCCGTAAAGGACGCCAAGCTAAAGTCGTTAAATCGAAATCGCCAGCTTTGCAAAAAGGTTTCAACGCCTTGAAACGTGAAGCTACAAACATCAATGCTCCGCAAAAACGCGGTGTGTGCACTCGTGTAGGTACAATGACTCCGAAAAAACCGAACTCTGCACTTCGTAAATACGCGCGTGTCCGTTTGACTAACCGCGTAGAGGTTACAGCTTACATTCCGGGTATCGGACATAACCTGCAAGAGCACAGTGTAGTATTGATCCGTGGCGGACGGGTAAAAGACCTTCCAGGTGTACGTTATCATATCGTTCGCGGCGCTTTGGATACAGCGGGAGTTAACAACCGTAACCAATCTCGTTCGAAATACGGTGCTAAACGTCCTAAAGTTAAGAAATAA
- a CDS encoding ribosomal L7Ae/L30e/S12e/Gadd45 family protein, with translation MQFKVGAKQTTKMLEQDKAIEVYIAQDADPRMKEKVLHLCERSSIPVKWVETMQDLGKTCGIDVGAAMAALVTDDE, from the coding sequence ATGCAGTTTAAAGTTGGCGCGAAACAGACGACGAAGATGCTTGAGCAAGATAAAGCAATCGAAGTCTACATTGCTCAAGATGCAGATCCACGAATGAAAGAGAAGGTACTTCATTTGTGTGAGCGGTCGAGTATCCCGGTCAAATGGGTAGAAACGATGCAAGACCTTGGGAAAACCTGCGGAATTGATGTCGGAGCTGCTATGGCAGCGCTCGTAACCGATGATGAATAA
- a CDS encoding ABC transporter permease has product MPGAIELGLIYALMALGVYITYRILDFPDLTVEGSFTTGGGIAMILITNGASPWVATIAAFAGGAVAGAITGLLHTKGKINGLLSGIIMMIALYSINLRIMGKPNVSVYGMDTIFTTSNVLVIVVIVVIVTKLLLDLFLHTDLGLSLRATGDNERMIRSFGSNTETTKIIGISLSNALVALSGGLFAQQSTAADISMGIGVIVVGLASVIIGEAIFGARKVFWATLAVVLGSIVYRIIITIAYRVEWLKASDLKLITAVIVIVALVVPTIQKSFKQKKMARKRSAELLTDPVQRGGGQ; this is encoded by the coding sequence ATGCCTGGTGCAATTGAGCTTGGTTTAATTTATGCTTTGATGGCGCTTGGCGTCTACATTACGTATCGTATATTAGATTTTCCGGATTTGACTGTAGAAGGCAGCTTCACTACGGGTGGCGGCATTGCTATGATTTTGATTACGAATGGTGCATCACCCTGGGTAGCTACTATTGCTGCTTTTGCTGGCGGTGCAGTGGCGGGAGCCATTACCGGGCTTTTGCATACAAAAGGTAAAATAAATGGCCTGCTATCCGGCATTATTATGATGATAGCCCTTTATTCCATTAATCTGCGGATTATGGGCAAGCCTAATGTGTCCGTATATGGCATGGATACGATTTTTACGACTAGCAACGTACTTGTTATTGTCGTTATCGTTGTTATTGTGACCAAGCTGCTCCTCGATTTGTTTCTGCATACCGATTTAGGGCTAAGCCTGCGCGCAACAGGAGATAATGAGCGGATGATTCGAAGCTTTGGCTCCAACACGGAAACTACTAAAATCATCGGTATATCCCTCTCCAACGCGCTCGTTGCTTTATCAGGAGGTTTATTCGCACAGCAGTCCACTGCTGCTGATATTTCCATGGGGATCGGCGTTATCGTCGTCGGTTTGGCTTCCGTTATTATTGGTGAGGCTATTTTTGGAGCTCGTAAAGTTTTTTGGGCTACGCTGGCTGTCGTTCTTGGTTCCATTGTGTATCGAATCATTATTACGATTGCCTACCGGGTAGAGTGGCTCAAAGCTTCTGACTTAAAGCTGATTACTGCGGTAATCGTTATTGTTGCCCTTGTTGTTCCAACCATTCAGAAATCGTTTAAGCAGAAAAAAATGGCCCGCAAACGCTCGGCGGAGCTGCTTACTGATCCTGTACAACGTGGAGGTGGGCAGTAA
- the tuf gene encoding elongation factor Tu — protein MGKAKFERNKPHVNIGTIGHVDHGKTTLTAAITTVLSKKYGGAAIAFDQIDKAPEERERGITISTAHVEYETPARHYAHVDCPGHADYVKNMITGAAQMDGAILVVSAADGPMPQTREHILLSKQVGVPYIVVFLNKCDMVEDEELLELVEMEVRDLLSEYEFPGDDTPIIRGAAREALQNPEGPWADKIIELFEQVDTYIPTPERDVAKPFLMPVEDVFTITGRGTVATGRVERGVIKVGDEIEIIGLAEESRKSVVTGVEMFRKLLDSAQAGDNVGALLRGVDRKDIERGQVLAKPGSVKPHTNFTAQIYVLTKEEGGRHKPFFTGYRPQFYFRTTDVTGIINLPEGTEMVMPGDNITVTVELIAPIAVEEGTRFSIREGGRTVGAGAVATIQK, from the coding sequence ATGGGAAAAGCTAAATTTGAACGTAACAAACCGCACGTTAATATCGGTACTATTGGTCACGTCGATCACGGTAAAACGACTCTGACTGCAGCAATCACTACTGTACTTTCCAAAAAATACGGCGGTGCTGCTATTGCTTTTGACCAAATCGATAAAGCTCCAGAAGAGCGCGAGCGCGGTATCACGATCTCGACAGCTCACGTTGAGTATGAGACGCCAGCTCGTCACTACGCTCACGTTGACTGCCCAGGTCACGCCGACTATGTAAAAAACATGATCACTGGTGCTGCACAAATGGATGGAGCAATCCTGGTAGTTTCCGCAGCTGATGGTCCTATGCCACAAACTCGTGAGCACATCTTGCTGTCCAAGCAAGTTGGCGTTCCTTACATCGTTGTATTCTTGAACAAATGCGACATGGTTGAAGACGAAGAGCTTCTTGAACTGGTTGAGATGGAAGTTCGCGACCTTCTTTCCGAGTATGAGTTCCCAGGCGACGACACTCCAATCATCCGCGGTGCTGCTCGTGAAGCTCTGCAAAACCCAGAAGGTCCTTGGGCTGACAAAATCATCGAGCTCTTCGAGCAAGTTGATACTTACATCCCAACTCCTGAGCGCGATGTTGCGAAACCTTTCCTTATGCCTGTCGAGGACGTTTTCACAATCACTGGCCGTGGTACAGTAGCAACTGGCCGTGTTGAGCGTGGCGTTATCAAAGTAGGCGACGAGATCGAAATTATCGGTCTTGCTGAAGAGTCCCGCAAATCCGTTGTAACTGGCGTTGAAATGTTCCGTAAATTGCTTGACTCCGCTCAAGCAGGCGACAACGTTGGCGCATTGCTTCGTGGTGTAGACCGTAAAGATATTGAGCGTGGACAAGTATTGGCTAAACCGGGTTCGGTTAAACCACACACTAACTTCACTGCACAAATCTACGTTCTGACTAAAGAAGAGGGTGGCCGTCACAAGCCTTTCTTCACTGGATACCGTCCACAGTTCTACTTCCGTACAACTGACGTTACTGGTATCATCAACCTTCCAGAAGGTACTGAAATGGTTATGCCTGGCGACAACATCACAGTTACTGTTGAGCTTATCGCTCCAATCGCGGTTGAAGAGGGAACTCGTTTCTCCATCCGTGAAGGCGGCCGTACTGTAGGCGCTGGCGCTGTAGCAACTATCCAAAAATAA
- the rpsG gene encoding 30S ribosomal protein S7, with protein MPRKGPVTKRDVLPDPVYNSKLVTRLINRIMIDGKRGTAQTLLYDAFKLIQERTGKDPMEVFEAALKNIMPVLEVKARRVGGANYQVPIEVKPERRTSLGLRWLVNYSRNRGEKTMVERLAAEITDASNNTGASVKKREDTHKMAEANRAFAHYRW; from the coding sequence ATGCCACGCAAAGGTCCTGTAACAAAACGTGATGTGCTTCCGGATCCGGTTTACAATAGCAAACTGGTAACGAGACTCATCAACCGCATTATGATCGACGGTAAACGCGGAACAGCACAAACGCTGTTGTACGATGCCTTCAAACTGATCCAAGAACGCACGGGTAAAGATCCGATGGAAGTGTTCGAAGCAGCTTTGAAAAATATCATGCCAGTACTTGAGGTTAAAGCACGCCGTGTCGGCGGTGCCAACTATCAAGTGCCGATCGAAGTTAAACCTGAGCGCCGTACATCGCTTGGTCTCCGTTGGCTCGTGAACTACTCACGTAACCGCGGTGAGAAAACGATGGTAGAGCGTTTGGCTGCTGAAATTACTGATGCTTCCAATAACACTGGCGCATCCGTTAAGAAGCGCGAAGATACACACAAAATGGCAGAAGCAAACAGAGCGTTTGCTCACTACCGTTGGTAG
- the rplD gene encoding 50S ribosomal protein L4, whose translation MPKVTLYNVSGSQVGEVELADSVFGIEPNKHVLHSAVTLQQAAERAGTHKTKGRSEVRGGGRKPWKQKGTGRARQGSIRSPQWVGGGTVFGPTPRSYGFKLPKKVRRLAIKSALSSKVIANEIIVLDQLSFSAPKTKEFVAILNNLKVARKALVVLPSYDDNVALSARNIPGVKFVAADGINVLDVLVYDKLIITKDAVEKVQEVFA comes from the coding sequence ATGCCTAAAGTAACATTATACAATGTGAGCGGTTCGCAAGTAGGCGAAGTTGAATTGGCAGATAGCGTATTCGGTATCGAGCCTAACAAACACGTTCTACACAGCGCTGTTACGCTTCAGCAAGCTGCTGAGCGTGCAGGAACTCACAAAACTAAAGGACGCTCTGAAGTACGTGGTGGCGGTCGTAAGCCTTGGAAACAAAAAGGAACTGGCCGTGCTCGTCAAGGTAGCATTCGCTCCCCGCAATGGGTTGGCGGCGGTACAGTATTTGGACCGACTCCACGCTCTTACGGATTCAAGCTTCCTAAGAAAGTTCGTCGTTTGGCAATCAAATCGGCTCTATCTTCGAAGGTGATCGCTAACGAAATTATCGTTCTTGATCAATTGTCGTTCTCGGCTCCTAAGACGAAAGAATTCGTAGCGATTCTGAACAATCTGAAAGTGGCTCGTAAAGCGCTTGTTGTTTTGCCTAGCTATGATGACAATGTAGCATTGTCTGCTCGTAACATCCCAGGTGTGAAATTCGTTGCAGCTGACGGCATTAATGTTCTGGATGTACTTGTATATGACAAGCTCATCATCACTAAAGATGCTGTTGAGAAAGTACAGGAGGTGTTTGCGTAA